Proteins from a genomic interval of Methanoplanus endosymbiosus:
- a CDS encoding response regulator, with the protein MVFLVISNTEEESIPAYRVLIVEDEIIVALSLERSLGSFGYDVVGLATKGSDAIRIAEELHPDIALIDINLEDEIDGIDVAERLREIGDIPFVYLTSYSGDEILKRAIGTKPYGYLTKPARPREIYTTIETVLNKHKAVKAERERLDSEEKYRKIFNHISIPLLIFAIEGGDCKRIIEVNESFCRMAGRTPDDLVGMEVEDFLSFDENDLRLSLLSGENGRQTLCEISVPFNAGIGDMDYNISFKRLDNSNSLYCLFFEEERNC; encoded by the coding sequence TTGGTCTTTCTGGTTATCAGTAATACAGAGGAGGAGAGCATACCGGCGTACAGGGTTCTCATAGTTGAGGATGAGATTATCGTTGCATTGAGCCTTGAGAGGTCGCTTGGCTCTTTTGGATATGATGTAGTCGGCCTTGCAACCAAAGGTTCTGATGCAATCAGGATTGCAGAGGAGTTGCATCCGGATATCGCCCTTATTGATATTAATCTTGAAGATGAGATTGATGGTATTGATGTCGCTGAGAGGCTAAGGGAAATTGGTGATATTCCTTTTGTTTATCTCACTTCATACAGTGGAGATGAGATCTTAAAGAGGGCCATCGGAACAAAGCCTTACGGTTATCTCACAAAACCTGCAAGGCCAAGAGAGATATATACAACAATTGAGACTGTTCTTAATAAGCATAAGGCTGTAAAGGCAGAGAGGGAAAGGCTGGACAGTGAAGAGAAATACAGAAAGATATTCAATCATATCAGCATCCCACTGCTTATATTTGCTATTGAAGGCGGCGACTGCAAGAGAATAATTGAGGTCAACGAATCATTCTGCCGTATGGCAGGCAGAACTCCGGACGATCTCGTGGGAATGGAAGTTGAGGACTTTCTGAGTTTTGATGAAAATGATCTCAGATTGTCTCTTTTATCTGGTGAAAATGGCCGGCAGACCCTCTGTGAGATTTCAGTTCCGTTTAATGCCGGCATCGGAGATATGGACTATAATATCTCATTTAAAAGACTTGATAATAGTAATTCATTATACTGTCTTTTCTTTGAAGAGGAGCGGAACTGTTGA
- a CDS encoding ABC transporter substrate-binding protein: MAVPDYHRKITIAALTVIPVLVMVMAFIFIFLPFYAVNGCPDVNLSPVQKEDNSSWNIAVVQGGHHQTYPVYLKNFAAGIAEYGWIEGYFTEDTVNLNSTPAVLDYITENCRSDYLNFRKEHYFSSEWNNTLRAGNLKDLKSLSDDGEIDLVIALGTWAGTDCKSLSADIPVIVMGSVNPAATGIVPDSGVYLPGNIYTVYDSDFYYDQFRLYYYIFRFETIGIAYDNSTPESRSYSHIEDLRRFSDDYGVEIIEYYTVDDHPDIEMSRRSVYDAYKYLAPVTDALIITTQNGVSPLNAEEFLKPLTENRVPSFAVDDPELVRYGVLMSFAEPDYEYLGRRYSDAFSRILNGCEISNLSAEYRRDSSIIINLKTAEEIGFEVPPGLIEASDVIYTD, from the coding sequence ATGGCTGTACCGGATTACCACAGAAAAATAACTATTGCGGCACTGACTGTAATTCCTGTTTTAGTCATGGTTATGGCTTTTATCTTCATATTTTTACCATTCTACGCTGTGAATGGATGTCCGGATGTGAATCTCTCTCCTGTACAAAAAGAAGATAATTCTTCCTGGAATATTGCTGTTGTACAGGGTGGGCATCACCAGACATATCCGGTATATCTGAAAAATTTTGCTGCCGGCATTGCAGAATACGGGTGGATTGAAGGATATTTTACTGAAGATACAGTTAATTTAAACAGCACTCCTGCGGTTCTTGATTATATCACGGAAAACTGCCGGAGTGATTATTTAAACTTCAGAAAAGAGCATTACTTCTCTTCCGAATGGAATAACACACTGAGGGCCGGAAACTTAAAAGATCTGAAAAGTCTTTCAGATGATGGAGAGATTGATCTTGTAATAGCGCTTGGCACATGGGCGGGGACTGACTGCAAAAGTCTGAGTGCAGATATTCCGGTGATTGTCATGGGTTCGGTAAATCCCGCTGCTACAGGGATTGTTCCGGATTCGGGGGTTTATTTGCCGGGTAATATTTATACTGTCTATGACTCTGATTTCTACTACGATCAGTTCAGACTGTATTACTACATCTTCCGGTTTGAAACAATAGGCATTGCATATGATAACTCAACCCCTGAGAGCAGATCATACAGCCATATTGAAGATCTAAGGAGATTTTCTGATGATTACGGAGTTGAGATTATAGAGTATTATACTGTGGATGATCACCCTGACATTGAAATGAGCCGCAGGAGTGTTTATGATGCCTATAAATACCTCGCACCTGTAACTGATGCTCTCATCATCACAACCCAGAACGGAGTAAGTCCTTTAAATGCAGAAGAGTTTTTAAAACCGTTAACAGAGAACAGAGTTCCCTCTTTTGCCGTTGATGACCCTGAACTGGTCAGATATGGCGTTCTGATGAGTTTTGCTGAGCCGGATTATGAATATCTCGGAAGACGTTATTCAGATGCATTTTCCAGGATATTAAATGGCTGTGAGATCTCTAATCTCAGTGCTGAATACAGAAGGGATAGTTCAATAATTATTAACCTGAAAACCGCTGAAGAGATCGGATTTGAAGTTCCTCCGGGGCTGATTGAAGCTTCTGATGTCATTTACACCGATTAA
- a CDS encoding LEA type 2 family protein, protein MIFKLCYDKTLKNFFASRNNHSVMNNEIKPDIQIKDIHLSGITTRKFSLSAELDIINPFPVGGSVKSVIFEIFFEKSTGESVYLGRGRKDGIKIEKSGTTAVSVPVEIENISAVSALITALTDRIEIIIKGKADFDLKITSLSIPFERREKINSLTDLL, encoded by the coding sequence ATGATATTCAAATTATGTTATGACAAAACCCTGAAAAACTTTTTTGCATCACGAAACAATCATTCAGTAATGAACAATGAGATAAAACCTGACATTCAGATAAAAGATATTCACCTCTCAGGGATTACCACCAGAAAATTTTCACTCTCTGCTGAGCTTGATATAATCAACCCGTTTCCGGTGGGAGGCAGTGTAAAATCAGTAATATTTGAGATATTTTTTGAAAAAAGCACAGGGGAATCAGTTTATCTGGGCAGAGGCAGGAAAGACGGCATAAAAATTGAGAAGAGTGGCACCACAGCAGTTTCAGTTCCTGTTGAGATAGAGAACATCTCCGCAGTAAGCGCCCTTATCACCGCACTGACCGACAGAATTGAGATTATCATAAAGGGAAAGGCAGATTTTGACCTCAAAATTACATCATTATCCATACCATTTGAGAGACGGGAGAAGATAAATTCATTAACTGACCTTCTATGA
- the asnB gene encoding asparagine synthase (glutamine-hydrolyzing) produces MCGIAGIYAQDGAVRRDMLSSISSALAHRGPDGEGFYYDDNIGLAHRRLSIIDITDNAAQPMADESSEIILVFNGEIYNYIELKSELKEIGHTFRSESDTEVIIHAYKEWGFECLKRFNGMWAFALYDKVEKLLFCARDRFGIKPFYYSLSGNSFYFASEIKALLKNPEIGTTPDDEKLLLYLSCGITDNDERTLFEGICSLKPAHYMTVRGGKPENPVCYWDLSVSKELFSAGNITDDKSAYGLYELLRDSVRLRLRSDVPVGTCLSGGLDSSTITAIINVLIREENPLSVGDRQKTFTSCYEDERYDERVFVDEIIEKTGASGYRIFPDVHNLRDDIYSLITTQEEPFDSLSIYSQYCVMKLAGESVKVVLDGQGADEQLAGYLGYQASHIRSLSLSPAALLREIAGIMKHHRRFFIDAAAKLKSGKKRRSYLFGVVPFTDRYAGTLDEVLYNEMSGNNLQALLRYEDRNSMAFSIESRVPFLDYRLVEYIASLPLDQKIRGGVTKYCLRKAAKGLIPESVRCRMDKMGFVAPDEVWFGEDISDIVGNVFNSDEFASRKYWDANEILKDYNLFLSGKTGYSKDFWRVFCSELWLRIFFDGRSELL; encoded by the coding sequence ATGTGCGGAATTGCCGGTATTTATGCGCAGGACGGGGCTGTAAGAAGGGACATGCTCAGCAGCATATCCTCTGCTCTTGCTCACCGCGGGCCTGACGGTGAGGGGTTTTATTATGATGACAATATCGGACTTGCGCACCGCAGGCTCTCTATCATTGATATCACTGACAATGCCGCACAGCCGATGGCAGATGAGAGTTCTGAGATTATTCTAGTCTTTAACGGTGAAATTTACAACTATATTGAGCTGAAATCCGAACTGAAAGAAATTGGCCATACATTCCGTTCTGAAAGTGACACTGAGGTTATCATCCATGCCTATAAGGAATGGGGATTTGAATGTCTGAAGAGATTTAACGGGATGTGGGCCTTTGCGCTGTATGATAAAGTGGAAAAACTCTTATTCTGTGCAAGGGACAGATTCGGAATAAAGCCATTTTATTATTCATTATCCGGAAATTCCTTTTATTTCGCATCCGAAATTAAAGCTCTTCTGAAAAATCCTGAGATAGGAACAACTCCTGATGATGAAAAACTCCTCCTCTATCTCTCGTGTGGTATAACTGACAATGACGAAAGGACACTCTTTGAAGGGATATGCAGTTTAAAGCCTGCACATTATATGACTGTAAGAGGTGGTAAACCTGAAAATCCGGTCTGTTACTGGGATTTATCAGTATCAAAGGAACTCTTCTCCGCCGGAAATATCACTGATGATAAATCGGCATACGGTTTATACGAACTTCTCCGCGACTCGGTAAGACTGCGGCTCAGAAGTGATGTCCCCGTGGGTACCTGTCTCTCAGGCGGTCTGGACTCATCCACAATAACTGCAATAATAAACGTTCTGATAAGGGAGGAAAATCCCCTGAGTGTCGGAGACCGCCAGAAGACATTTACCTCATGCTATGAGGATGAGAGGTATGATGAAAGAGTTTTTGTTGATGAGATAATTGAGAAGACAGGGGCATCCGGATACAGAATATTTCCGGATGTACATAATCTCAGAGATGATATTTATAGCCTGATAACCACGCAGGAGGAGCCTTTTGACTCACTCTCGATATATTCACAGTACTGTGTTATGAAGCTTGCCGGTGAGAGTGTGAAGGTTGTCCTTGACGGACAGGGCGCAGATGAACAGCTTGCCGGGTACCTTGGCTATCAGGCATCACATATCAGATCTCTGTCTCTCTCTCCTGCTGCACTGTTAAGGGAGATTGCAGGCATTATGAAGCACCACAGGAGATTTTTCATTGATGCGGCGGCTAAGCTTAAGTCCGGAAAAAAGAGGAGATCATATCTTTTTGGGGTAGTGCCTTTCACTGACCGTTATGCAGGCACACTTGATGAGGTACTGTATAATGAAATGTCCGGAAATAACCTTCAGGCACTTCTGCGTTATGAGGACCGAAATTCGATGGCTTTTTCTATTGAGTCAAGGGTGCCTTTCCTTGATTACCGGCTTGTCGAATATATTGCATCACTCCCGCTTGACCAGAAGATCAGAGGCGGAGTTACAAAATACTGCCTGAGAAAGGCGGCAAAAGGTCTGATTCCGGAGAGTGTGAGGTGCAGGATGGACAAGATGGGTTTTGTTGCACCTGATGAGGTCTGGTTTGGTGAGGATATATCTGACATTGTCGGTAATGTCTTTAATTCGGATGAATTTGCCTCAAGAAAGTACTGGGATGCAAATGAAATCCTGAAAGATTATAATCTCTTCCTATCCGGAAAAACGGGCTATTCTAAGGATTTCTGGAGGGTTTTCTGCTCGGAATTGTGGCTGAGGATATTTTTTGACGGGCGCAGTGAACTGCTGTGA
- a CDS encoding ABC1 kinase family protein, translating to MVTRLTRYKQIADVMMNYGFGIVLDEIDPEATRRRVFFKRARPDERSVYERIRLGLEELGPTFVKFGQMLASQTDRLPPEMIRELRKLHEHVKPVTFEELRPIIESYTGPVDEAFAYFEKKPIAAASIGQVHRAILHDGTIVAIKIQRPDIEDKIATDTVIIENMASRLEKVNPTARAYNLSGLVGDFTKMMRKELDYVSEGKNADIFRRNFKDKKGIKFPKIYWEYSGTKMLTMEYIEGIRVDNAEGIRIYGYEPKEIASRGFSAYLKMIFEDGFFHLDPHPGNLRVTPYGDLSFLDLGAVAIVRPERRDLFIRLLLAIVDNDVDMLIETFQKLGVTIKEEYMEDVKDEIYYTLFDSECVELSSVNPGDTIENIPRVLNRYDIKIPDTLMSLLKVIVMVLDIGVKLSPDFNFYEESRPYLREIIEHRYLSKKRLKRSTSSMLDGIDGVLKLPKIISRTLNNISTGNIHVDIVANDVKDLSRTIEQASDKMVLGLVASALVIGASLVIFSADIEYSSWLVYFTIIVYVIAFGLGIAMVIKFLFYDKKR from the coding sequence ATGGTAACCCGCCTGACGAGGTATAAGCAGATAGCCGATGTCATGATGAATTACGGGTTTGGAATTGTCCTTGATGAAATTGACCCGGAAGCAACGCGGAGGAGGGTTTTTTTCAAGAGGGCAAGACCGGACGAGAGATCCGTTTATGAGAGAATCAGACTCGGGCTTGAAGAACTTGGCCCGACATTTGTAAAATTCGGGCAGATGCTTGCATCACAGACTGACAGGCTTCCCCCGGAGATGATCAGGGAGCTTAGAAAACTCCATGAGCACGTAAAACCTGTCACCTTTGAAGAACTCCGCCCGATAATAGAGAGTTATACAGGGCCGGTTGATGAGGCCTTTGCCTATTTTGAGAAAAAGCCGATAGCTGCGGCTTCAATCGGGCAGGTGCACAGGGCCATTCTTCATGACGGGACAATAGTTGCAATTAAGATACAGAGGCCTGACATAGAGGACAAGATTGCCACAGATACAGTAATCATTGAGAATATGGCATCCCGCCTTGAGAAGGTCAATCCTACAGCAAGGGCATACAACCTTTCCGGTCTTGTCGGCGACTTTACGAAGATGATGAGAAAGGAGCTTGATTATGTCTCTGAAGGGAAGAATGCAGATATATTCCGGCGTAATTTTAAGGATAAGAAGGGTATCAAATTCCCAAAGATATACTGGGAGTATTCCGGCACAAAGATGCTCACAATGGAGTATATTGAGGGTATCAGGGTGGACAACGCCGAAGGTATAAGAATATATGGGTATGAACCAAAGGAGATCGCTTCAAGGGGTTTTTCAGCGTACCTCAAGATGATATTTGAGGACGGTTTCTTTCATCTCGATCCCCATCCGGGCAATCTCCGGGTGACACCGTACGGTGATCTCTCCTTCCTTGATCTCGGTGCTGTTGCGATTGTCAGGCCTGAGAGGCGTGATCTTTTCATTCGCCTCCTTCTGGCAATTGTTGACAACGATGTCGATATGCTAATTGAGACCTTCCAGAAACTTGGGGTTACCATCAAAGAAGAGTATATGGAGGATGTCAAGGATGAGATCTACTATACCCTCTTTGACAGTGAATGTGTGGAGCTTTCCAGTGTGAATCCGGGTGACACAATAGAGAATATTCCAAGAGTCCTGAACAGGTACGATATTAAGATCCCGGACACCCTGATGTCGCTTCTGAAAGTGATTGTTATGGTGCTTGATATTGGTGTGAAACTATCTCCTGACTTTAACTTCTATGAGGAGTCAAGACCTTACTTAAGAGAGATTATTGAGCACAGATATCTCTCTAAAAAGAGGCTGAAGAGATCCACTTCATCTATGCTTGACGGAATAGACGGGGTTCTTAAACTTCCAAAGATTATCAGCCGGACGCTGAACAACATCTCAACCGGCAATATCCATGTTGACATTGTGGCCAATGATGTAAAGGATCTCTCACGCACCATTGAACAGGCCTCAGATAAGATGGTTCTCGGTCTTGTGGCCTCTGCGCTTGTAATTGGTGCATCCCTTGTTATATTTTCGGCAGATATAGAATATTCGTCATGGCTTGTCTATTTCACGATAATTGTTTATGTAATAGCCTTTGGGCTTGGTATTGCAATGGTTATTAAATTCCTGTTTTATGATAAAAAGCGGTGA
- a CDS encoding PAS domain-containing protein has translation MAEEALKESERNYRSLVEEINDAILDLDEDYNVTYASPRTSHILGHDSCKILGKSLLDFIEDAGERKVIAEFFSGICTNGGSSELFECSVLNNAGKPVCLESSICPKYDEIGDLTGFRIVCRDITERKKAYRDLFRWKSFLNSIFENIPSMVMVKETKKGRYIFFNRASEEFFGIDRKKANGKMGCELFHDTITESLISGDSEVVRTGDSIEMPDLKINMPGKGERVLRVRKSPVKGPESTLEYIMTIADDITSLRKTEGEAIRQRDMAQGCLDVAGVMIAVIRGDGTVECLNKKGCEMTGYKEGEISGKDWFSLFVPENLRKASKKTFEDIISGKTVPSPDKIGTLMRRDGTEMEVIWQNTLLKDDDGNVTAMVSSASETALKG, from the coding sequence ATGGCGGAAGAAGCTTTAAAGGAAAGTGAAAGGAATTACAGGTCCCTTGTAGAGGAGATAAATGATGCCATACTTGATCTTGATGAAGACTATAACGTCACATATGCAAGTCCGAGAACCTCCCATATCCTGGGACATGACTCATGTAAAATTCTTGGAAAATCCCTTCTTGACTTTATAGAGGATGCCGGTGAGAGGAAGGTTATTGCGGAGTTTTTCTCCGGAATCTGCACCAATGGCGGAAGTTCGGAATTATTTGAATGCTCAGTGCTGAATAATGCCGGAAAGCCAGTCTGCCTTGAATCAAGCATCTGTCCAAAGTATGATGAAATTGGTGATCTTACAGGATTTAGGATAGTATGCAGGGATATAACTGAGAGAAAGAAGGCATACCGCGATCTCTTCAGATGGAAATCATTCCTGAATTCAATATTTGAGAATATACCATCAATGGTTATGGTTAAGGAGACAAAAAAGGGCAGATATATCTTCTTTAACCGTGCTTCCGAGGAATTTTTTGGCATTGACCGGAAAAAAGCCAACGGAAAGATGGGCTGTGAACTGTTTCATGATACAATTACAGAATCTCTAATATCCGGAGACAGTGAGGTTGTGAGAACCGGAGATTCAATTGAGATGCCTGATTTAAAGATAAATATGCCTGGAAAAGGTGAGCGCGTACTGAGGGTCAGGAAATCTCCTGTGAAAGGGCCGGAGAGCACTCTGGAATACATAATGACAATTGCTGATGATATCACCTCTCTAAGAAAAACCGAGGGCGAGGCCATCAGGCAGAGGGATATGGCTCAGGGCTGTCTTGATGTTGCAGGGGTTATGATAGCTGTAATCAGAGGAGACGGAACAGTAGAATGCCTCAATAAAAAAGGCTGTGAAATGACAGGTTACAAAGAGGGTGAGATCTCCGGAAAAGACTGGTTTTCACTCTTTGTCCCTGAAAATCTCAGAAAGGCATCGAAGAAGACCTTTGAAGATATTATATCCGGAAAAACTGTACCGTCACCGGATAAAATTGGCACTCTTATGAGAAGGGACGGAACAGAGATGGAAGTTATATGGCAAAATACCCTTCTGAAGGACGACGACGGGAATGTTACTGCTATGGTCTCATCCGCCTCTGAGACTGCGCTTAAAGGGTAA
- a CDS encoding IS66 family transposase: protein MSNGIFKELESVITPDRIDNSPDKDIIYLLISAFEELSAKYDKLYEEHLQLRDDYNHLIGEQGRPEAAKKGKRKGGSGNKNHSTEEERSKKEKSDQNNPNKGRGKRNHKIEIHEEKIWYSDKNKLPKDAVFKGFSELIIQDIEIRPRNTKFLLEKYYSPSEGRYLLTDRPQGYGGEFGPGIKALIIECKAICGMSENGIRAFLNNHGIFIAQSTISRKLTEKNEVLDKESEDILKEGIKSSDYLQTDTTGANVNGTQYNTHIFSNHNFTAFRTSPKKDRISIVKHIMEVLEPKYLFNEFAFEHLSNLRTAKKWIKKLRENIYNSCFSEFELENSLVELFGQEGFKTLKKRVTEAGLIAYYRSQKDYPVPKILLTDDAPQYDNITEEHQLCWVHEARHYKKLKPKTAVMRKVHEDFMDRFWAFYREMRAYKDNPSPEWALKIRKDFDELFNSETEYKELNLRIEKTHRNKDFLLTFLDHPHVPLHNNDAELGARAQVRHRDISLFTRNEKGTNVVDRNLTIVKTAKKLDINPFDHIAGLIINGHRQKSLAEIIACKNQKATLDDLKIEGKNSVAAKEDLSNVPVGQHRYISSNL from the coding sequence ATGTCAAATGGTATCTTCAAAGAATTAGAATCCGTAATAACTCCTGATCGGATAGATAATTCTCCGGATAAAGACATAATATATTTGCTCATCTCAGCCTTTGAGGAACTATCTGCAAAATACGATAAATTATATGAAGAGCATCTTCAACTCAGAGATGATTACAATCATCTAATTGGTGAACAGGGTAGGCCGGAAGCCGCAAAAAAAGGAAAAAGAAAAGGGGGTTCTGGCAATAAAAATCATTCTACTGAGGAGGAACGCTCAAAAAAAGAGAAATCAGATCAAAATAATCCAAATAAAGGCAGAGGAAAACGTAATCATAAAATCGAAATCCATGAAGAAAAGATCTGGTACTCTGACAAAAATAAACTTCCGAAAGATGCAGTTTTTAAAGGCTTTTCTGAATTAATCATACAGGACATTGAAATTCGTCCGAGAAATACAAAGTTTTTACTTGAAAAATATTATTCCCCTTCAGAAGGAAGATATCTCTTAACTGATCGACCTCAAGGATATGGTGGAGAATTTGGTCCTGGAATAAAGGCACTTATTATTGAATGCAAAGCAATTTGTGGAATGAGTGAAAATGGAATTAGAGCCTTTTTAAATAACCATGGTATCTTTATAGCCCAATCTACAATCTCAAGGAAATTAACTGAAAAGAATGAGGTTTTAGATAAAGAATCGGAAGATATACTAAAAGAAGGAATAAAGTCCTCCGATTACCTCCAGACAGATACAACTGGAGCTAATGTAAATGGCACTCAATATAATACACATATCTTTTCAAACCATAATTTCACAGCATTTAGAACTTCTCCAAAAAAGGATAGAATTAGCATAGTTAAGCACATTATGGAAGTTTTAGAACCCAAGTACCTATTCAATGAGTTTGCCTTTGAACATTTATCCAATCTTAGAACCGCAAAAAAATGGATCAAAAAACTTAGAGAAAATATTTACAACTCTTGCTTTAGTGAATTTGAATTAGAAAATAGTTTGGTTGAGTTATTTGGTCAAGAAGGGTTTAAAACGCTTAAAAAGCGAGTTACTGAGGCTGGATTGATTGCTTATTACAGATCACAGAAAGATTACCCAGTTCCAAAAATTCTTCTTACAGATGATGCACCCCAATACGACAATATCACTGAAGAACACCAGTTATGTTGGGTTCATGAAGCCAGACACTATAAAAAATTAAAACCTAAAACTGCTGTAATGAGAAAAGTCCATGAAGATTTCATGGATCGGTTTTGGGCATTTTACAGAGAGATGAGAGCATATAAAGACAATCCATCTCCAGAGTGGGCATTAAAAATTAGAAAGGACTTTGATGAGTTATTTAACAGCGAGACTGAATATAAAGAGTTGAACCTAAGAATTGAGAAGACACACCGGAATAAAGACTTCTTACTCACATTCTTAGATCACCCTCACGTCCCTCTTCATAATAATGATGCTGAGCTTGGAGCACGAGCACAGGTCAGACATCGTGATATAAGCTTATTTACAAGAAATGAGAAAGGAACAAATGTTGTAGACAGAAATTTAACAATTGTTAAAACTGCTAAGAAGTTGGACATAAATCCCTTTGATCATATAGCCGGTTTGATCATAAATGGTCATAGACAAAAATCACTTGCTGAGATAATAGCATGCAAAAACCAGAAAGCAACCTTGGATGATCTTAAAATAGAGGGTAAAAATTCAGTTGCTGCAAAAGAGGACCTTTCAAATGTACCGGTAGGTCAACACAGATACATTTCATCCAACTTATAA
- a CDS encoding PAS domain-containing protein produces the protein MDSYAEELEKIMAVLKTSPRGMSVSDIAAHISLNRNTVSRYLDMLRISGQVDMKNYGKAKVFFISQRAPISAIINFSSDMVVVLDSSQVIVQANDHLCNMIGIAKEDLIGEEIRNSALVGFDHPLINNKIQSALEGQETTDEIRIVRGGEEHFYRIRIIPTVLSDSSPGVTVILYHIQNRRNRLKMNFYKLDEMYLC, from the coding sequence ATGGATTCCTATGCTGAAGAGCTTGAAAAGATAATGGCTGTTTTAAAAACAAGTCCACGTGGGATGTCTGTTTCAGATATAGCTGCTCATATATCACTCAACAGAAATACTGTCTCAAGATATCTTGACATGCTCAGAATTTCCGGACAGGTTGATATGAAAAATTATGGAAAGGCAAAGGTCTTTTTCATATCACAGCGCGCACCCATATCAGCAATAATAAATTTTTCTTCGGATATGGTTGTGGTTCTTGACAGCAGTCAGGTAATTGTGCAGGCAAATGATCATCTCTGCAACATGATTGGAATTGCAAAAGAAGATCTGATTGGAGAAGAGATCAGAAATTCTGCACTTGTCGGATTTGATCACCCTCTTATTAACAATAAAATACAGTCTGCTCTTGAAGGGCAGGAAACAACGGATGAGATAAGAATAGTCAGGGGTGGAGAAGAGCACTTTTACAGAATAAGGATAATCCCTACAGTTCTCTCTGATTCCTCTCCGGGAGTTACAGTAATTCTGTATCATATCCAAAATCGGAGAAATAGGTTAAAAATGAATTTTTATAAGTTGGATGAAATGTATCTGTGTTGA
- a CDS encoding type II glyceraldehyde-3-phosphate dehydrogenase: MIKVAVNGYGTIGKRVADAVSAQPDMEIVGVSKTRPSAEAVIAGKRGYPLYIADISKKADFESAGIAIAGSVEEMIQAADIVVDATPGGIGAKNRELYEKYGKMAIWQGGEAHDVAGFSFSSSCNFDDAKGRTFARVVSCNTTGLCRIIKLADDAFGVEKVRATMVRRGADPGDSKRGPVDAIVLNPVTIPSHHGPDLQTVLPEIDIVTTALVVPTTFMHMHILQMDLKETGDRDKILEMIKNHSRIGLIKGFTGIKSTAGLKEYASDLGRPRSDLWESCVFEDSVSIVDDKELYLFQAIHQEADVVVENVDCIRAMAGDDITAAESIALTDRSLNFEAI, encoded by the coding sequence ATGATTAAGGTTGCAGTAAACGGCTATGGAACGATCGGCAAGAGGGTTGCCGATGCTGTTTCAGCTCAGCCGGATATGGAGATTGTGGGAGTATCGAAGACAAGGCCAAGTGCAGAGGCTGTAATTGCCGGAAAAAGAGGTTATCCACTGTACATAGCCGACATCTCAAAGAAGGCAGATTTTGAGAGCGCAGGTATAGCTATCGCCGGAAGCGTTGAGGAGATGATACAGGCGGCAGATATTGTTGTTGATGCCACACCCGGAGGCATAGGTGCAAAGAACAGGGAGTTATATGAAAAATATGGCAAAATGGCCATCTGGCAGGGCGGAGAGGCTCACGATGTCGCAGGCTTTTCATTCAGTTCATCATGCAACTTCGATGATGCGAAGGGCAGGACATTCGCAAGGGTTGTCTCCTGCAATACAACAGGCCTTTGCAGAATAATTAAGCTTGCAGACGATGCCTTCGGTGTTGAAAAAGTCCGTGCGACAATGGTCAGGAGGGGCGCAGATCCAGGAGATTCAAAGAGAGGGCCTGTCGATGCCATTGTCTTAAATCCTGTGACAATACCGTCGCACCACGGCCCTGATCTCCAGACTGTTCTTCCGGAGATAGACATTGTCACAACCGCCCTTGTGGTTCCGACAACATTTATGCACATGCATATCCTCCAGATGGACCTGAAGGAGACCGGAGACCGGGATAAAATTCTTGAAATGATAAAGAACCATTCAAGAATAGGGCTTATCAAAGGATTTACCGGCATAAAAAGCACAGCCGGACTGAAGGAGTACGCATCTGATCTTGGAAGGCCGAGATCTGATCTATGGGAATCCTGTGTCTTTGAGGACTCAGTGTCAATAGTTGACGATAAAGAACTCTACCTCTTCCAGGCAATACACCAGGAGGCAGATGTCGTTGTTGAGAATGTGGACTGCATCCGTGCAATGGCAGGAGATGACATCACAGCCGCTGAATCAATAGCACTTACAGACAGATCGCTGAATTTTGAAGCGATTTAA